One genomic window of Columba livia isolate bColLiv1 breed racing homer chromosome 9, bColLiv1.pat.W.v2, whole genome shotgun sequence includes the following:
- the SLC2A2 gene encoding solute carrier family 2, facilitated glucose transporter member 2 produces MDKKSKMQAEKHLTGTLVLSVFTAVLGFFQYGYSLGVINAPQKVIEAHYGRVLGIAPPDRHATNGSGEDGTVPVPVTEPWGSTEGTSVPLADTSEDPASSPHILTMYWSLSVSVFAIGGMISSFTVGWIGDRLGRVKAMLVVNVLSIAGNLLMGLAKFGPSHMLIIAGRAVTGLYCGLSSGLVPMYVSEVSPTALRGALGTLHQLAIVTGILISQVLGLDFLLGNDEMWPLLLGLSGVAALLQFFLLLLCPESPRYLYIKLGKVEEAKKSLKRLRGNCDPMKEIAEMEKEKQEAASEKKVSIRQLFTSSKYKQAVIVALMVQISQQFSGINAIFYYSTNIFERAGVDQPVYATIGVGVVNTVFTVISVFLVEKAGRRSLFLAGLMGMLISAVAMTVGLVLLSQFAWMSYVSMVAIFLFVIFFEVGPGPIPWFIVAELFSQGPRPAAIAVAGFCNWACNFIVGMCFQYIADLCGSYVFVIFAALLLAFFLFAYFKVPETKGKSFEEIAAVFRRKKLPAKAMTELEDLRGSTEA; encoded by the exons atggacaagaaaagcaaaatgcaggCAGAGAAG cacctcacaggaacgCTGGTCCTTTCCGTCTTCACCGCGGTGTTGGGCTTCTTCCAGTATGGCTACAGCCTGGGTGTCATTAATGCCCCCCAGAAG GTGATAGAAGCCCACTATGGGCGCGTGCTGGGCATCGCTCCCCCGGACAGACATGCCACCAATGGCTCCGGGGAGGATggcactgtccctgtccctgtcacgGAGCCCTGGGGCAGCACTGAGGGCACGTCTGTGCCACTGGCTGACACTAGCGAGGACCCTGCCAGCTCCCCGCACATCCTCACCATGTACTGGTCCCTCTCGGTCTCTGTGTTCGCCATCGGTGGTATGATCTCCTCCTTCACCGTGGGGTGGATCGGCGACCGGCTGGGGAG aGTGAAAGCCATGCTGGTGGTGAACGTCCTCTCCATCGCCGGGAACCTCCTCATGGGACTGGCAAAATTCGGGCCATCTCACATGCTCATCATCGCCGGGAGAGCTGTCACAGGGCTGTACTGTG GGCTCTCCTCTGGACTCGTGCCCATGTATGTCAGTGAGGTCTCTCCCACGGCCCTTCGAGGAGCGCTGGGGACGTTGCACCAGCTTGCCATTGTCACGGGTATCCTCATCAGCCAG GTCCTTGGACTGGACTTTCTCCTGGGTAATGACGAGATGTGGCCCTTACTCCTGGGTCTGTCTGGTGTGGCTGCACTCCTGCAGTTCTTCCTGCTCTTACTGTGTCCCGAGAGCCCTCGATACCTTTACATCAAACTGGGGAAGGTGGAAGAAGCTAAAAAAA GTTTGAAAAGGCTCAGAGGAAACTGTGACCCGATGAAAGAGATTGCTgagatggaaaaggaaaaacaagaagcCGCTAGTGAAAAGAAAGTCTCCATAAGGCAGCTCTTCACCTCTTCCAAGTACAAGCAGGCTGTCATTGTGGCACTGATGGTGCAGATATCTCAGCAGTTCTCAGGAATCAACGCA ATCTTTTACTACTCTACAAACATTTTCGAGAGAGCTGGAGTTGACCAACCAGTTTACGCAACCATTGGCGTTGGAGTGGTGAACACAGTCTTCACTGTTATCTCT GTTTTCCTGGTGGAGAAGGCAGGCAGGAGGTCCCTGTTCCTGGCTGGTTTGATGGGCATGTTAATAAGTGCCGTGGCCATGACAGTTGGACTTGTGCTCCTG AGCCAGTTTGCCTGGATGAGCTATGTCAGCATGGTCGCCATCTTCCTCTTCGTCATCTTCTTCGAAGTCGGGCCCGGGCCCATCCCCTGGTTTATCGTGGCCGAACTGTTCAGCCAAGGCCCGCGCCCTGCCGCCATCGCTGTTGCTGGCTTCTGCAACTGGGCCTGCAACTTCATCGTGGGAATGTGCTTCCAGTACATAGCG GATCTGTGTGGATCATATGTGTTCGTGATCTTCGCGGCTCTGCTTCTAGCCTTCTTTCTGTTCGCCTACTTCAAAGTCCCGGAGACAAAGGGCAAGTCCTTTGAGGAGATCGCAGCTGTGTTCCGCCGCAAGAAGCTCCCAGCCAAAGCCATGACTGAGCTGGAAGACCTGCGAGGAAGCACGGAGGCATAG